A portion of the Candidatus Binatia bacterium genome contains these proteins:
- a CDS encoding response regulator transcription factor has product MSQKILVVEDDSRIASLIVKNLEAAGYECEVSADGGHAVAAYARLKPALVVLDLGLAGLDGLEVARRIRKEGDTPILMVTARSGESDKLLGFEIGADDYVTKPFSTAELVARVRVLLRRSSGAVGDRLLEVGGLKIDPARRTVERDGVAVPLTTLEFDLLYLMASRPGRVFSREALMEQVWGTDRVVDDRSIDSLVSRLRRKLEADASNPRYLQTVWGAGYRIAEPAA; this is encoded by the coding sequence ATGAGCCAGAAGATCCTGGTCGTGGAAGACGATTCGCGGATCGCGAGCCTCATCGTGAAGAACCTCGAGGCCGCGGGGTATGAGTGCGAGGTCTCGGCGGACGGCGGCCACGCGGTGGCCGCGTACGCGCGGCTCAAGCCGGCGCTCGTCGTGCTCGACCTCGGGCTCGCCGGGCTCGACGGGCTCGAGGTGGCGCGGCGGATCCGCAAGGAGGGCGACACGCCGATCCTCATGGTGACCGCGCGCTCGGGGGAGAGCGACAAACTCCTCGGCTTCGAGATCGGCGCCGACGACTACGTGACCAAGCCGTTCAGCACCGCCGAGCTCGTGGCGCGGGTGCGGGTGCTGCTCCGGCGCTCCAGCGGCGCGGTGGGGGACCGGCTTCTCGAAGTCGGCGGCCTCAAGATCGATCCCGCGCGGCGCACGGTCGAGCGCGACGGCGTCGCGGTGCCGCTCACGACGCTGGAGTTCGACCTGCTCTACCTCATGGCGTCGCGCCCCGGGCGCGTCTTCAGCCGCGAGGCGCTGATGGAGCAAGTGTGGGGAACCGACCGCGTCGTGGACGACCGGTCGATCGACAGCCTCGTGAGCCGCCTCCGCCGGAAGCTCGAGGCGGACGCGTCGAACCCGCGCTACCTCCAGACGGTGTGGGGCGCGGGCTACCGGATCGCGGAGCCCGCAGCGTGA
- a CDS encoding HAMP domain-containing sensor histidine kinase, with amino-acid sequence MTAPERGVTAATPAPTGRRRSLFWTIAGMFFLTTVLGSLLQIFVAVGVLRPLETREARSRAELGAASAATEIAALPEPIVDAQVHAVLARVRDRMEFRGSSMVYRGNDGLLTTEPQLSPRFRPGGASDSLRGADRDRDRGRPRFEVLAERPVRRGAAVIGVVQVRRWQPRSGWGYWETRTALLFVPFAVLASALAGLVIVRLLVRRLRAIDALATRVAEGDLSVRIQDKSGDEIGRIAEQLDRMTERIAEARASLERNEKQRRQLFADITHELATPLTSIRGFAETLLDPRVGVSADERAKYTRGLLEEAARLDRLISDLFDLARLEAGASALHLERLDLAALAGHTVERYQKRYGDAGLRLEWKPPAGPAWIEADGRRMEQVLENLLNNAIRYVPRGGSVRVLVDPSGTRNGAGHSLRVEDDGPGVPRGEMGQVFERFYRAESGSRGSDGKGSGLGLAIVKEIVERHHGTVRAEPIDPHGLRIVVELPPA; translated from the coding sequence GTGACCGCGCCCGAGCGAGGCGTCACCGCCGCCACTCCCGCGCCCACCGGGCGGCGGCGAAGCCTCTTCTGGACGATCGCCGGGATGTTCTTCCTCACGACCGTGCTGGGGTCGCTGCTCCAGATCTTCGTCGCGGTCGGGGTGCTCCGCCCGCTCGAAACGCGCGAGGCGCGCTCCCGCGCGGAGCTGGGCGCCGCGAGCGCGGCCACCGAGATCGCCGCCCTGCCGGAGCCGATCGTGGACGCGCAGGTCCACGCCGTGCTCGCCCGCGTTCGCGACCGCATGGAGTTCCGCGGCAGCTCCATGGTCTACCGGGGGAACGACGGACTCCTCACGACCGAGCCGCAGCTCTCTCCACGATTCCGCCCGGGCGGCGCGTCCGATTCCCTCCGGGGCGCCGACCGGGATCGCGACCGCGGCCGCCCCCGCTTCGAGGTCCTGGCGGAGCGGCCGGTGCGCCGCGGGGCGGCCGTGATCGGAGTGGTGCAGGTGCGGCGCTGGCAGCCGCGCTCGGGCTGGGGCTACTGGGAGACGCGCACGGCGCTCCTCTTCGTCCCCTTCGCCGTGCTCGCCTCGGCGCTCGCGGGCCTCGTGATCGTGCGGCTCCTGGTGCGGCGCCTGCGCGCGATCGACGCGCTCGCGACGCGCGTGGCGGAGGGGGACCTGTCGGTGCGGATCCAGGACAAGAGCGGCGACGAGATCGGCCGGATCGCCGAGCAGCTCGACCGCATGACCGAGCGGATTGCCGAGGCGCGCGCGAGCCTGGAGCGGAACGAAAAGCAGCGCCGGCAGCTCTTCGCCGACATCACGCACGAGCTGGCGACGCCGCTCACCTCCATCCGCGGCTTCGCCGAGACGCTGCTCGATCCGAGGGTGGGCGTCTCCGCCGACGAACGGGCCAAGTACACGCGGGGCCTCCTGGAGGAGGCGGCCCGGCTCGACCGGCTGATCAGCGACCTCTTCGACCTCGCCCGGCTGGAGGCAGGCGCCTCGGCCCTGCACCTGGAGCGCCTCGATCTCGCCGCGCTCGCCGGCCACACGGTGGAGCGGTATCAGAAACGCTACGGCGACGCGGGGCTGCGGCTGGAGTGGAAGCCGCCGGCCGGACCGGCGTGGATCGAAGCGGACGGCCGTCGCATGGAGCAGGTCCTCGAGAACCTGCTGAACAACGCGATCCGCTACGTGCCTCGCGGCGGATCGGTCCGGGTCCTGGTGGATCCATCCGGCACGCGGAACGGCGCCGGGCATTCGCTGCGGGTCGAAGACGACGGGCCGGGCGTCCCCCGGGGCGAGATGGGTCAGGTCTTCGAGCGGTTCTACCGGGCGGAGTCGGGTTCGCGGGGGAGCGATGGAAAGGGCTCGGGGCTGGGCCTGGCCATCGTGAAGGAGATCGTGGAGCGCCATCACGGAACCGTGCGGGCCGAACCGATCGACCCGCACGGTCTCCGCATCGTCGTCGAGCTGCCCCCGGCCTGA
- a CDS encoding ABC transporter ATP-binding protein, with product MHVVDDRGGVRAAGSVIRLEGVRRQYELGSETVHALRDVSLAIDSNEYVAIVGPSGSGKSTLMNLLGCLDTPTAGHYWLRGQLVSGMTDTQLARVRNREIGFVFQTFNLLARSTALRNVELPLMYGGVPAHERRRRAEEALAHVGLADRMHHRPNELSGGQRQRVAIARALVNRPALILADEPTGNLDSRTGADVMRLFDELHQAGQTLVVVTHDADIAAHAARRVVFHDGTIVADEPTGRALPASLGVAPHATDRRTAT from the coding sequence CTGCACGTGGTCGACGACCGGGGCGGAGTCCGCGCGGCGGGCTCCGTCATCCGCCTCGAAGGGGTGCGCCGGCAGTACGAGCTCGGGAGCGAGACCGTGCATGCCCTGCGTGACGTCTCCCTCGCGATCGATTCCAACGAATACGTCGCCATCGTGGGGCCCTCGGGGTCCGGCAAGTCGACCCTCATGAACCTTCTCGGCTGCCTCGACACCCCGACCGCCGGACACTACTGGCTCCGCGGCCAGCTGGTCTCGGGGATGACCGATACCCAGCTCGCGCGGGTGCGCAACCGTGAGATCGGGTTCGTCTTCCAGACCTTCAACCTGCTCGCGCGCTCGACCGCGCTCCGGAACGTGGAGCTTCCGCTCATGTACGGCGGCGTGCCCGCGCACGAGCGCCGCCGCCGCGCCGAGGAGGCGCTCGCGCATGTGGGGCTGGCCGATCGCATGCACCACCGTCCCAACGAGCTCTCGGGCGGCCAGCGCCAGCGCGTCGCGATCGCGCGCGCGCTCGTGAACCGGCCGGCGCTGATCCTGGCCGACGAGCCGACGGGAAACCTGGACAGCCGGACCGGCGCCGACGTCATGCGCCTCTTCGACGAGCTGCATCAGGCCGGACAGACCTTGGTCGTCGTGACCCATGATGCCGACATCGCCGCGCACGCCGCGCGGCGTGTCGTTTTCCACGATGGAACGATCGTCGCCGACGAGCCGACCGGACGCGCGCTGCCCGCGTCCCTGGGCGTCGCGCCCCACGCCACCGACAGGAGAACCGCGACATGA
- a CDS encoding TolC family protein: MRTLRWILPLLLVSAPAGAAAEPRPITLQEAVRLARENAPAVVEARGQERSADAAKRSSYAAFIPSLSLSAGATRRYPAGGTRVDPQTQQVISSGDPWGYSTGLNATVDLFQGGQRIWDIRGARARDAAAEAGIVNQQFVASLNAKQQFFNVLAARESQVAAAAQLEQAEQQRRTSVALARARQATRSDSLRAEIQLRNAQLAVADARNSLEVANASLTRAVGLDEPVTAAELPADTLVEALSLAEPEIATMAEHGPLVTQSESLLRAARAANTMVWTDYLPSASLSYSRGGTGDEADLRVPDNLRYTGALRLSFTVPIFDQLQREERHVQSDVAEDNAQASLRDARLAAREGVVRWLGAYHVAGEKVQAQIATVEAAEEDLRVQQQRYAVGGSTLLDVLTSQTQLNQARRDLIQARYDQRVAKAQLEALVGRDL; the protein is encoded by the coding sequence ATGAGAACGCTTCGCTGGATCCTGCCGCTGCTCCTGGTCTCGGCCCCCGCTGGGGCCGCGGCGGAGCCGCGGCCGATCACGCTGCAGGAGGCCGTCCGGCTCGCGCGGGAGAACGCGCCGGCCGTGGTGGAGGCTCGCGGACAGGAGCGCTCCGCCGACGCGGCCAAGCGCTCTTCGTATGCGGCCTTCATTCCCAGCCTCAGCCTTTCCGCCGGCGCGACGCGCCGCTATCCCGCGGGCGGAACGCGCGTGGATCCCCAGACGCAGCAGGTGATCTCGTCGGGAGACCCCTGGGGCTACAGCACCGGCCTGAACGCGACGGTCGACCTGTTCCAGGGTGGGCAGCGCATCTGGGACATCCGCGGCGCGCGCGCTCGAGACGCCGCGGCCGAGGCCGGGATCGTGAACCAGCAGTTCGTCGCCTCGCTGAACGCGAAGCAGCAGTTCTTCAACGTGCTCGCCGCGCGCGAGTCGCAGGTGGCGGCCGCGGCTCAGCTGGAGCAGGCCGAGCAGCAGCGCCGGACCTCGGTGGCGCTGGCCCGCGCCCGGCAGGCCACCCGATCCGATTCGCTGCGCGCCGAGATTCAGCTACGGAACGCGCAGCTCGCGGTGGCGGACGCGCGGAATTCGCTCGAGGTCGCCAACGCCTCCCTGACGCGCGCCGTGGGGCTGGACGAGCCGGTGACCGCCGCGGAGCTGCCGGCGGACACGCTCGTCGAAGCGCTCTCGCTCGCCGAGCCCGAGATTGCCACGATGGCCGAGCACGGGCCCCTGGTGACCCAGTCGGAGTCGCTCCTGCGGGCCGCGCGCGCGGCGAACACGATGGTCTGGACCGACTATCTTCCGTCGGCGAGCCTGAGCTATTCGCGGGGCGGCACCGGCGACGAGGCCGATCTCCGGGTTCCGGACAACCTTCGTTACACGGGCGCGCTCCGGCTCTCCTTCACGGTGCCGATCTTCGATCAGCTGCAGCGCGAAGAGCGCCACGTCCAGTCCGACGTCGCCGAGGACAACGCGCAGGCGTCGCTCCGCGACGCGCGGCTTGCCGCGCGCGAGGGCGTCGTCCGCTGGCTCGGCGCCTACCACGTCGCCGGCGAGAAGGTTCAGGCCCAGATCGCGACCGTGGAGGCCGCGGAAGAAGATCTGCGCGTCCAGCAGCAGCGCTACGCCGTCGGCGGCTCGACCCTGCTCGACGTGCTCACGTCCCAGACGCAGCTCAACCAGGCGCGCCGGGATCTGATCCAGGCGCGCTACGACCAGCGCGTCGCCAAAGCCCAACTCGAAGCCCTGGTCGGCAGGGACCTCTAG
- a CDS encoding M3 family metallopeptidase, producing MYRRPHRRHHLIALAALAMAALLPALAPAPAAAARKSAVPPFFYSDKPSVAAYKAESEAELKQAQAALDRMVAVKGKRTIENTLVPYNDMMIHAENVAYQANLMESVHPDSVFRDEAANQTRVSAKFLDDVSLNRQVYEALKAVDVSKADAATKYFYDRQIQDFRRSGVDKDDATRKQIADLLQHLTQVGQEFDKNIRNDSRFILLDKAEDMAGLPDDFIKSHQPGPDGKIKISIEYPDLFPVIRYAKSGDVRRRLMFEDQNRGYPANIAVLDSMIADRYQLAKILGYPNWAEYITENKMIGNAQNASDFIQRLNDLTMKRASDEYAMYLKRKQEDDPTATAVNRWEVSYYGRLIRKRDYDFDPQAMRPYFAFANVQKGVLDVTSKMFGVTYKKVNVPVWDPSVDAYEVYDGSKLLGRFFFDLHPRPGKYNHAAKFGIRQGAAGVQVPEAALVCNFPGGTPGDPGLMEQSDVETFFHEFGHLIHGIFGGQGRWEPVSGTATERDFVEAPSQLLEEWPQDVKVLQTFAKHYQTGEPVPADMVEKMRRADAFGRAMSYATQTFYSAVSLNIYNRPSSEVNTDAIVAAAEPKYTPVPSMPGTHMQCSFGHLDGYSAVYYTYEWSLVIAKDMFSAFNKSNLLDPTVARRYRDEVLRPGGSRPARESVKAFLGRDYDFKAFDKWLAGEETAQAPAAESAAPASAGH from the coding sequence GCCAGGAAGTCGGCCGTGCCTCCCTTCTTCTACAGCGACAAGCCATCGGTCGCCGCCTACAAGGCGGAGTCGGAGGCGGAGCTCAAGCAGGCCCAGGCGGCGCTCGACCGGATGGTCGCCGTGAAGGGCAAGCGCACCATCGAGAACACCCTCGTTCCGTACAACGACATGATGATCCACGCCGAGAACGTGGCGTATCAGGCGAACCTCATGGAGTCGGTCCATCCCGACTCGGTGTTCCGCGACGAGGCCGCGAATCAGACCCGGGTCTCGGCCAAGTTCCTCGACGACGTGAGCCTGAATCGCCAGGTCTACGAAGCGCTCAAGGCGGTGGACGTCTCCAAGGCCGACGCGGCGACGAAGTATTTCTACGACCGTCAGATCCAGGACTTCCGTCGCTCGGGCGTGGACAAGGACGACGCGACGCGCAAGCAGATCGCCGATCTCCTCCAGCACCTCACCCAGGTCGGACAGGAGTTCGACAAGAACATCCGGAACGACTCGCGCTTCATCCTCCTCGACAAGGCGGAGGACATGGCGGGCCTGCCCGACGACTTCATCAAGTCCCACCAGCCGGGCCCGGACGGGAAGATCAAGATCTCGATCGAGTACCCCGACCTCTTCCCGGTGATCCGCTACGCCAAGAGCGGCGACGTGCGCCGCCGCCTGATGTTCGAGGATCAGAATCGCGGGTATCCGGCCAACATCGCGGTGCTCGACTCGATGATCGCCGACCGCTACCAGCTCGCGAAGATCCTCGGCTATCCGAACTGGGCCGAGTACATCACCGAGAACAAGATGATCGGCAACGCCCAGAACGCCTCCGACTTCATCCAGCGCCTGAACGACCTCACGATGAAGCGGGCGAGCGACGAGTACGCGATGTACCTGAAGCGGAAGCAGGAGGACGATCCCACGGCGACGGCGGTGAACCGCTGGGAGGTCTCCTACTACGGGCGGCTGATCCGGAAGCGCGACTACGATTTCGACCCCCAGGCGATGCGCCCCTACTTCGCGTTCGCCAACGTGCAGAAGGGGGTGCTGGACGTGACATCGAAGATGTTCGGCGTCACCTACAAGAAGGTGAACGTGCCGGTGTGGGATCCCTCGGTCGACGCCTACGAGGTCTATGACGGCTCGAAGCTCCTGGGCCGCTTCTTCTTCGATCTCCATCCGCGGCCCGGAAAGTACAACCACGCCGCGAAGTTCGGCATCCGCCAGGGCGCGGCCGGCGTCCAGGTGCCGGAGGCCGCGCTGGTCTGCAACTTCCCCGGCGGGACTCCGGGCGATCCGGGGCTCATGGAGCAGTCCGACGTGGAGACCTTCTTCCACGAGTTCGGCCACCTGATCCACGGCATCTTCGGCGGGCAGGGTCGGTGGGAGCCGGTGTCCGGCACGGCCACCGAGCGCGACTTCGTCGAGGCGCCGTCGCAGCTCCTCGAGGAGTGGCCGCAGGACGTGAAGGTGCTCCAGACCTTCGCCAAGCACTACCAGACGGGCGAGCCGGTCCCGGCCGACATGGTCGAGAAGATGCGCCGGGCCGACGCGTTCGGACGCGCGATGTCCTACGCGACGCAGACGTTCTACTCGGCGGTGTCGCTCAACATCTACAACCGCCCCTCGTCCGAGGTGAACACCGACGCGATCGTGGCGGCGGCGGAGCCCAAGTACACGCCGGTCCCCTCGATGCCCGGGACGCATATGCAGTGCTCGTTCGGACACCTCGACGGCTACTCGGCGGTCTACTACACGTACGAGTGGTCGCTCGTGATCGCCAAGGACATGTTCAGCGCGTTCAACAAGTCGAACCTGCTCGATCCCACGGTCGCCAGGCGCTACCGCGACGAGGTGCTGCGTCCCGGCGGCAGCCGGCCCGCGCGGGAGTCGGTGAAGGCGTTCCTGGGACGCGATTACGACTTCAAGGCGTTCGACAAGTGGCTGGCGGGCGAGGAGACGGCGCAGGCGCCGGCGGCCGAGTCCGCGGCCCCGGCCAGCGCGGGGCATTGA